One window from the genome of Streptomyces cadmiisoli encodes:
- a CDS encoding trypsin-like serine peptidase: protein MRSTRTSAAPRRGRRDRLVAAAGLAAALALTATACGGSGEDRAADKPGATASRSGDGADAGLAIPSDLADRLKDHGIDVDEWKKGGWQDWDKDKWLSAAKDFVNPVIEGLWKPERMQSAEAADKTISTKDASADAGVSDPEPAPVEAAAERTPYHDNAAPVGKIFFDSPEGHMVCSGTVIKDVNNPGRSNLVWTAGHCVHAGAGGGWYRNIVFVPAYNDLGKSEAELGGAAPAEIAPYGNWWADWASTSNGWIEGGSETGGSGAAHDYAVLHVRPEQGAKSLEETVGAALDVDFSAPAAAEAGKMGAWGYPAAAPYNGLKMFKCVDQPGRLSLSPSLPTMYRIGCTMTGGSSGGGWFRVVDGETKLVSNTSIGPVDNTWLAGPQLGRDARTLYENMSKTYGDR from the coding sequence ATGCGTTCCACACGTACGTCCGCCGCGCCACGACGCGGCCGGCGCGACAGGCTCGTCGCCGCGGCGGGGCTCGCCGCCGCGCTGGCGCTCACCGCGACCGCCTGCGGCGGCTCCGGCGAGGACCGGGCGGCGGACAAGCCCGGCGCCACCGCCTCCCGCTCGGGGGACGGCGCCGACGCCGGGCTCGCCATCCCCTCCGACCTCGCGGACCGCCTCAAGGACCACGGGATCGACGTCGACGAGTGGAAGAAGGGCGGCTGGCAGGACTGGGACAAGGACAAGTGGCTCAGTGCGGCCAAGGACTTCGTCAACCCGGTGATCGAGGGCCTGTGGAAGCCGGAGCGGATGCAGTCCGCCGAGGCGGCCGACAAGACGATCTCCACCAAGGACGCGTCGGCCGACGCCGGGGTCAGCGACCCGGAGCCCGCGCCCGTCGAGGCCGCGGCCGAGCGGACGCCGTACCACGACAACGCCGCGCCCGTCGGCAAGATCTTCTTCGACTCGCCCGAGGGCCACATGGTCTGCTCCGGCACCGTCATCAAGGACGTGAACAACCCGGGCAGGTCCAACCTGGTGTGGACGGCGGGCCACTGCGTGCACGCCGGTGCGGGCGGCGGCTGGTACCGCAACATCGTGTTCGTGCCGGCCTACAACGACCTCGGCAAGTCCGAGGCCGAACTCGGCGGCGCGGCCCCGGCCGAGATCGCTCCCTACGGCAACTGGTGGGCGGACTGGGCCTCCACCTCGAACGGCTGGATCGAGGGCGGTTCGGAGACGGGCGGCTCGGGCGCGGCCCACGACTACGCCGTCCTGCACGTGCGTCCGGAGCAGGGCGCGAAGTCCCTGGAGGAGACGGTCGGGGCCGCCCTCGACGTGGACTTCTCCGCCCCGGCCGCGGCCGAGGCCGGGAAGATGGGTGCCTGGGGGTACCCGGCGGCGGCCCCGTACAACGGTCTGAAGATGTTCAAGTGCGTGGACCAGCCGGGGCGGCTCTCACTGAGCCCGTCCCTGCCGACCATGTACCGCATCGGCTGCACCATGACGGGCGGTTCGTCCGGCGGTGGCTGGTTCCGGGTGGTGGACGGCGAGACCAAGCTGGTCTCCAACACGTCGATCGGCCCGGTCGACAACACCTGGCTGGCCGGTCCGCAACTGGGCCGGGACGCGCGGACACTGTACGAGAACATGAGCAAGACCTACGGCGACCGGTGA
- a CDS encoding trypsin-like serine peptidase, producing MRSIRPSFTARREGSTRRTSPVLAAVALASALVLTATACDSGASVADGAPSASAVDGDGKITIPDDIKDQLKEHGIDLDKWRDGDWKNWDKDDWLREAEDFVNPIIEDLWDPDRMREAEQPDQSVDEGDLSGDQGVTDPTPEPVEAAPVPASYHANVPEAGKVFFDSPEGTMVCSATVVKDPANPGKSNMVWTAGHCVHAGKSGGWYRNIAFVPSYNDAGKSAAELQGVSPEEVAPYGIWWGDWVQTSDQWIEQGGATGGDGAAYDFAVLHVTPEEGSGGKSLEETVGSALPVDFAAPAVPEVDSLTATGYPAAAPFDGQRMYRCQDKPGRLSIAAADPTMYRIGCTMTGGSSGGGWVAAGSDGKPALVSNTSIGPVTAGWLAGPRLGEEAKSVFDAVSGKFAP from the coding sequence ATGCGATCCATACGGCCGTCGTTCACCGCTCGCCGGGAGGGGAGCACGCGGAGAACCTCCCCCGTACTGGCCGCCGTCGCCCTGGCATCGGCGCTCGTGCTCACGGCCACCGCCTGCGACTCGGGCGCGTCGGTGGCGGACGGTGCGCCGTCAGCCTCGGCGGTGGACGGCGATGGCAAGATCACGATCCCGGACGACATCAAGGACCAGCTCAAAGAGCACGGGATCGACCTCGACAAGTGGCGCGACGGCGACTGGAAGAACTGGGACAAGGACGACTGGCTGCGCGAGGCCGAGGACTTCGTCAACCCGATCATCGAGGACCTGTGGGACCCGGACCGGATGCGGGAGGCCGAGCAGCCGGACCAGAGCGTCGACGAGGGTGACCTCTCCGGCGACCAGGGCGTGACCGACCCGACGCCGGAGCCCGTCGAGGCGGCGCCCGTGCCGGCGTCGTACCACGCCAACGTCCCCGAGGCCGGCAAGGTGTTCTTCGACTCTCCCGAGGGCACGATGGTCTGCTCGGCGACGGTCGTGAAGGACCCGGCCAACCCCGGCAAGTCGAACATGGTGTGGACGGCGGGCCACTGCGTGCACGCCGGCAAGAGCGGCGGCTGGTACCGCAACATCGCGTTCGTGCCGTCGTACAACGACGCGGGCAAGTCGGCCGCCGAGTTGCAGGGTGTCTCCCCGGAGGAGGTCGCCCCCTACGGCATCTGGTGGGGCGACTGGGTGCAGACCTCGGACCAGTGGATCGAGCAGGGCGGTGCGACGGGCGGTGACGGAGCCGCGTACGACTTCGCGGTCCTGCACGTCACCCCCGAGGAGGGCAGCGGCGGCAAGTCCCTGGAGGAGACGGTCGGTTCGGCCCTCCCGGTGGACTTCGCGGCCCCGGCCGTGCCCGAGGTGGACAGTCTGACGGCCACGGGCTACCCGGCCGCGGCCCCGTTCGACGGCCAGCGGATGTACCGGTGCCAGGACAAGCCGGGACGGCTCTCGATCGCCGCGGCCGACCCGACGATGTACCGCATCGGCTGCACGATGACCGGCGGTTCGTCCGGCGGCGGCTGGGTCGCGGCGGGATCGGACGGCAAGCCCGCCCTGGTGTCCAACACCTCGATCGGCCCGGTGACCGCCGGCTGGCTCGCCGGACCGCGGCTGGGCGAGGAGGCCAAGAGCGTGTTCGACGCGGTCAGCGGGAAGTTCGCGCCGTGA
- a CDS encoding M1 family metallopeptidase, whose translation MLITFRDGAPRPDAGDAPRPRTRSRKVSRSVKAALLASAVSVCLVAATTPPTPLGVGDRLFPHLGNPGYDVTSYDLSFTYSGTNDKPLQAITRIDARATVPLERINLDFARGAVASVEVDGEPASFVAADEDLVVTPAKPLPRGQRTQITVRHTSDPVPVKGREGGWLRTADGLAMANQADAAHLVFPSNDHPSDKAQFTFRVTAPKGYTAVANGLATAVEQTGDTVRWTYRTVHPMATELAQVSIGRSTVLHRTGPHGLPLRDVVPTRDRAALEPWLKKTPAQITWMENKLGAYPLETYGLLVADASTGFELETQTLSLFEKGLFTDPAFPEWYVDAIMVHELAHQWFGNSVSPRTWSDLWLNEGHATWYEALYAQEKSNKSLESRMRAAYGSSDRWRASGGPPGAPKAPEADSRLGIFRPNVYDGAALVLYALRQEIGSEAFERLERSWVSTHKDDTATTTQFVTLASRTAGRDLTGFFADWLYGEKTPSMPGHPDWKASAPRKAAPSAKK comes from the coding sequence ATGCTGATCACCTTCCGTGACGGAGCGCCGCGGCCCGACGCCGGCGACGCGCCCCGTCCACGCACCAGGTCCCGCAAGGTTTCCCGAAGCGTCAAGGCGGCGCTGCTCGCCTCCGCGGTGTCCGTGTGCCTCGTCGCCGCGACCACCCCGCCGACCCCGCTGGGCGTCGGTGACCGCCTCTTCCCGCACCTGGGGAACCCGGGGTACGACGTCACGTCGTACGACCTCTCCTTCACGTACTCCGGCACCAACGACAAGCCCCTCCAGGCGATCACCAGGATCGATGCGCGCGCCACCGTGCCGCTGGAGCGCATCAACCTCGACTTCGCCCGCGGCGCCGTCGCCTCGGTCGAGGTCGACGGTGAGCCGGCCTCGTTCGTCGCGGCCGACGAGGACCTTGTCGTCACCCCGGCGAAGCCGCTGCCCCGGGGACAGCGGACGCAGATCACCGTCCGGCACACGAGCGACCCCGTGCCGGTCAAGGGCCGGGAGGGAGGCTGGCTGCGCACCGCGGACGGGCTCGCCATGGCCAACCAGGCCGACGCCGCGCACCTGGTGTTCCCGTCCAACGATCACCCCTCGGACAAGGCGCAGTTCACCTTCCGCGTCACCGCGCCCAAGGGCTACACGGCCGTGGCCAACGGACTGGCGACCGCCGTGGAGCAGACCGGCGACACCGTCCGCTGGACGTACCGCACCGTCCACCCCATGGCCACCGAACTCGCCCAGGTGTCCATCGGCCGCTCCACGGTGCTGCACCGCACCGGACCGCACGGACTGCCCCTGCGCGACGTCGTGCCCACCCGGGACCGGGCAGCCCTGGAACCGTGGCTGAAGAAGACCCCCGCCCAGATCACCTGGATGGAGAACAAGCTCGGCGCCTACCCGCTGGAGACGTACGGCCTGCTCGTGGCCGACGCCTCCACCGGCTTCGAGCTGGAGACGCAGACCCTCTCCCTCTTCGAGAAGGGCCTGTTCACCGATCCGGCGTTCCCCGAGTGGTACGTCGACGCGATCATGGTCCACGAGCTGGCCCACCAGTGGTTCGGCAACAGCGTCAGCCCGCGCACCTGGTCCGACCTGTGGCTCAACGAGGGCCACGCCACCTGGTACGAGGCGCTGTACGCGCAGGAGAAGTCGAACAAGTCGCTGGAGTCCCGGATGCGGGCGGCCTACGGCTCATCCGACCGCTGGCGCGCGTCCGGCGGCCCGCCCGGAGCGCCCAAGGCACCCGAGGCCGACAGCCGCCTCGGCATCTTCCGGCCGAACGTCTACGACGGCGCCGCCCTGGTCCTCTACGCCCTCCGTCAGGAGATCGGCAGCGAGGCCTTCGAGCGCTTGGAGCGGTCCTGGGTCAGCACCCACAAGGACGACACGGCGACCACCACCCAGTTCGTGACCCTGGCCTCCCGGACCGCCGGCCGCGACCTCACCGGGTTCTTCGCGGACTGGCTGTACGGCGAGAAGACCCCGTCGATGCCGGGACACCCGGACTGGAAGGCCTCGGCGCCCCGGAAGGCGGCCCCGTCGGCCAAGAAATAA
- the hflX gene encoding GTPase HflX, with the protein MTSSSSFSQDTKRLAQDYPEGLRADALMEEDVAWSHEIDGERDGDQFDRSERAALRRVAGLSTELQDVTEVEYRQLRLERVVLVGVWTSGTVQDAENSLAELAALAETAGALVLDGVTQRRDKPDAATYIGSGKAEELRDIVLESGADTVICDGELSPGQLIHLEDVVKVKVIDRTALILDIFAQHAKSREGKAQVALAQMQYMLPRLRGWGQSLSRQMGGGKGGGLATRGPGETKIETDRRRIREKMAKMRREIAEMKTGREIKRQERKRHKVPSVAIAGYTNAGKSSLLNRLTGAGVLVENALFATLDPTVRRAETPSGRLYTLADTVGFVRHLPHHLVEAFRSTMEEVGEADLILHVVDGSHPVPEEQLAAVREVIRDVGATDVPEIVVINKADAADPLVLQRLMRIEKRSIAVSARTGKGMAELLALIDDELPRPSVEIEALVPYTHGKLVARAHGEGEVISEEHTPEGTLLKVRVHEELAAELTPYVPTPAA; encoded by the coding sequence ATGACCTCCTCTTCTTCCTTTTCCCAGGACACCAAGCGCCTCGCGCAGGACTATCCCGAAGGACTTCGGGCCGATGCCCTGATGGAAGAGGACGTCGCCTGGAGCCACGAGATCGACGGAGAGCGGGACGGCGATCAGTTCGACCGCTCCGAGCGCGCGGCCCTGCGCCGTGTGGCGGGCCTGTCCACCGAGCTCCAGGACGTCACCGAGGTCGAGTACCGCCAGCTCCGTCTGGAGCGGGTCGTCCTCGTCGGTGTGTGGACGTCGGGGACCGTGCAGGACGCGGAGAACTCCCTCGCGGAGCTCGCGGCCCTCGCGGAGACGGCGGGCGCGCTCGTGCTGGACGGCGTGACCCAGCGCCGCGACAAGCCCGACGCGGCCACCTACATCGGTTCCGGCAAGGCCGAGGAACTGCGCGACATCGTCCTCGAATCGGGCGCGGACACCGTCATCTGCGACGGTGAGCTGAGCCCGGGCCAGCTGATCCACCTCGAGGACGTCGTCAAGGTCAAGGTCATCGACCGTACGGCCCTGATCCTGGACATCTTCGCCCAGCACGCCAAGTCCCGGGAGGGCAAGGCCCAGGTCGCGCTCGCCCAGATGCAGTACATGCTGCCGAGGCTGCGCGGCTGGGGTCAGTCGCTGTCCCGGCAGATGGGCGGCGGTAAGGGCGGCGGTCTTGCCACCCGTGGTCCCGGTGAGACCAAGATCGAGACGGACCGGCGCCGGATCCGCGAGAAGATGGCGAAGATGCGCCGGGAGATCGCGGAGATGAAGACCGGCCGCGAGATCAAGCGCCAGGAGCGCAAGCGCCACAAGGTGCCCTCGGTGGCCATCGCGGGCTACACCAACGCCGGCAAGTCCTCCCTGCTCAACCGGCTCACCGGCGCGGGCGTCCTGGTCGAGAACGCCCTGTTCGCGACCCTGGACCCGACGGTCCGCCGGGCCGAGACGCCGAGCGGCCGGCTGTACACGCTGGCCGACACGGTCGGCTTCGTCCGGCACCTGCCGCACCACCTGGTGGAGGCGTTCCGCTCCACGATGGAGGAGGTCGGCGAGGCCGACCTGATCCTGCACGTGGTGGACGGCTCGCATCCGGTCCCGGAGGAGCAGCTGGCCGCCGTGCGCGAGGTCATCAGGGACGTCGGCGCCACCGATGTGCCCGAGATCGTGGTGATCAACAAGGCGGACGCGGCCGATCCGCTGGTGCTCCAGCGGCTGATGCGGATCGAGAAGCGTTCCATCGCGGTCTCGGCCCGGACCGGCAAGGGCATGGCCGAGCTGCTCGCGCTGATCGACGACGAGCTGCCGCGCCCGTCCGTCGAGATCGAGGCGCTGGTGCCATACACGCACGGCAAGCTGGTCGCCCGGGCCCATGGCGAGGGCGAGGTGATCTCCGAGGAGCACACCCCGGAGGGCACCCTGCTCAAGGTGCGGGTGCACGAGGAGCTGGCGGCGGAGCTCACGCCGTACGTTCCGACTCCGGCCGCCTGA
- a CDS encoding LacI family DNA-binding transcriptional regulator, with translation MTRRLAQVAKKVGVSEATVSRVLNGKPGVSEATRQSVLTALDVLGYERPTQLRGERARLVGLVLPELQNPIFPAFAEVIGSALAQQGLTPVLCTQTKGGVSEADYVELLLQQQVSGVVFAGGLFAQADAPHEHYRQLAERRIPVVLMNAAIDGLDFPCVACDDAVAVEQSWRHLVSLGHERIGLVLGPSDHIPSRRRLRAAVDAAGGALADEFVERSIFSLEGGQAAASKLLDRGVTGIVCASDPLALGAVRAVRRRGLRVPQDVSVVGYDDSAFMTCTEPPLTTVRQPIEAMGRAAVELLCAQIQGNDVPHSELLFEPELVVRGSTAQAALPQTA, from the coding sequence ATGACACGACGACTTGCTCAAGTGGCGAAGAAGGTTGGGGTCAGCGAGGCCACGGTCAGCCGGGTGCTCAACGGCAAGCCGGGTGTGTCGGAGGCGACCCGGCAGTCGGTGCTGACGGCGCTGGACGTGCTGGGGTACGAGCGTCCCACGCAGCTGCGCGGGGAGCGGGCGCGGCTGGTGGGCCTCGTCCTGCCGGAACTCCAGAATCCGATCTTTCCGGCGTTCGCCGAGGTGATCGGCAGCGCGTTGGCGCAGCAGGGGCTGACCCCGGTGCTGTGCACACAGACCAAGGGCGGCGTCTCCGAGGCGGACTACGTGGAACTGCTGCTCCAGCAGCAGGTGTCCGGAGTGGTCTTCGCCGGCGGCCTGTTCGCGCAGGCCGACGCCCCGCACGAGCACTACCGGCAGCTCGCCGAGCGCCGTATCCCGGTGGTGCTGATGAACGCGGCGATCGACGGACTCGACTTTCCCTGTGTGGCCTGCGACGACGCCGTTGCGGTCGAGCAGTCGTGGCGGCATCTGGTGTCGCTGGGGCACGAGAGGATCGGGCTCGTCCTCGGTCCCTCCGACCACATTCCCTCGCGGCGCCGGCTGCGCGCGGCCGTGGACGCCGCCGGCGGCGCGCTCGCGGACGAGTTCGTGGAGCGGTCGATCTTCTCCCTCGAAGGCGGCCAGGCGGCGGCGTCGAAGCTGCTGGACCGGGGCGTGACCGGGATCGTCTGCGCGAGCGACCCCCTGGCGCTGGGCGCGGTGCGGGCGGTGCGCCGACGGGGTCTGCGGGTGCCGCAGGACGTCTCCGTCGTGGGGTACGACGACTCCGCCTTCATGACCTGCACCGAGCCGCCGCTGACGACCGTACGGCAGCCGATCGAGGCGATGGGGCGCGCGGCCGTCGAGCTGCTCTGCGCCCAGATCCAGGGCAACGACGTACCGCACAGCGAGCTGCTGTTCGAACCGGAGCTGGTCGTTCGGGGATCCACCGCTCAGGCGGCCCTTCCGCAGACGGCCTGA
- a CDS encoding CARDB domain-containing protein: MRGRHHGRRLFAGLVTAGLLAVGLLPVAAHAAEGPNLALGRPATAGGAHAAYPAGNVTDGSQASYWEGPAGAFPQWVQIDLGSTVDVDEVVLKLPASWETRTQTLSVQGSTDGQGFTTLSANAGRVFNPSSGNSVTLDVDAEARYVRVQVAANTGWNAAQLSELEVYGTGGGEDPGDPPPTGTNLALRKPIEASSTTQNYVASNANDGSTTSYWEASGQSSTLTVRLGADADLTGVVLKLNPDPVWSTRTQNIQVLGRQAGASSFTSLKDRADYTFNPATGRNTVTIPVTGRYADVRLQFFGNSGAGGGQIAEFEVVGTAAPAPDLTVTDLTWSPASPSETDDVTVEATVRNAGSAASPATTVNVSLEGAAAGSAAVGALAAGASVKVPVAVGKRPMGSYSVSAVVDPTDTVAELDNTNNSRNAASRLVVGQAPGPDLEVTGITSNPASPAVGATVTFTVAVHNRGTSAVPAGSVTRLTVGGTTLNGTTGAVPAGGSATVAVNGSWTATSGGATLTGTADATDVVDETNEDNNTFARSLVVGRGAAVPYVEHEAEEGRHNGTLLRTDAERTFGHTNFATESSGRQAVRLDSTGQYVEFTSTAPSNSIVVRNSIPDAAGGGGREATLSLYADGTFVRKLNLSSKHSWLYGTTDDPEGLTNRPGGDARRLFDESHALLTETYPQGTKFRLQRDAGDDAAFYIIDLVDLEQVAPPAAKPDQCVSITTYGAVPNDGIDDADAIQRAVTADQRGEIPCVWIPAGQWRQEKKILTDDPLDRGQYNQVGIRDVTIRGAGMWHAQLYSLVPPHQAGGINHPHEGNFGFDIDDNTKISDIAIFGSGTIRGGDGNAEGGVALNGRFGKDTKITNVWIEHANVGAWVGRDYSNIPDLWGPGDRVEFNGVRIRNTYADGVNFANGTRNSTVFNSSFRNTGDDALAVWASRYVKDTSVDIGHDNHFRNNTIQLPWRANGIAVYGGYGNTIENNLISDTMNYPGIMLATDHDPLPFSGQTLIANNGLYRTGGAFWGEAQEFGAITLFAQGQDIPGVTIRDTDIHDSTYDGIQFKTGGGAMPGVQIRNVTIDKSNNGSGILAMSGARGSATLTGVTVTNSAQGDVLIEPGSQFVINGSVNGASVQRAPRQTPRD, translated from the coding sequence ATGAGAGGGAGACATCACGGTCGGCGACTGTTCGCCGGCCTGGTGACGGCAGGGCTGCTGGCGGTCGGGCTGCTGCCCGTGGCGGCCCACGCCGCGGAAGGACCGAACCTGGCGCTCGGCAGACCCGCCACCGCGGGCGGGGCGCACGCCGCGTACCCGGCCGGCAACGTCACCGACGGCAGCCAGGCTTCGTACTGGGAAGGCCCCGCGGGAGCGTTCCCGCAGTGGGTGCAGATCGACCTCGGCAGCACGGTCGACGTCGACGAGGTGGTGCTGAAGCTTCCCGCGTCGTGGGAGACTCGCACCCAGACCCTCAGCGTCCAGGGCAGCACCGACGGGCAGGGCTTCACCACCCTGTCCGCGAACGCGGGACGCGTCTTCAACCCGTCGTCCGGCAACAGCGTGACGCTCGACGTCGACGCCGAGGCGCGCTACGTGCGTGTGCAGGTGGCCGCCAACACCGGCTGGAACGCCGCCCAGCTGTCCGAGCTGGAGGTCTACGGAACCGGCGGCGGCGAGGATCCCGGCGATCCGCCGCCCACCGGCACCAACCTGGCCCTGCGCAAGCCGATCGAGGCGTCGTCGACCACCCAGAACTACGTCGCGTCCAACGCCAACGACGGCAGTACCACCAGCTACTGGGAGGCGAGCGGCCAGTCGTCGACGCTGACCGTGCGGCTGGGCGCCGACGCCGACCTGACCGGAGTCGTCCTCAAGCTGAACCCCGACCCCGTCTGGAGCACCCGGACGCAGAACATCCAGGTCCTGGGGCGGCAGGCGGGCGCGTCGTCCTTCACCTCGCTGAAGGACCGGGCCGACTACACCTTCAACCCGGCGACCGGCCGGAACACGGTGACCATCCCGGTCACCGGCCGCTACGCGGACGTACGCCTCCAGTTCTTCGGCAACTCCGGCGCCGGCGGGGGACAGATCGCGGAGTTCGAGGTCGTCGGCACCGCGGCGCCCGCTCCCGACCTGACCGTGACGGATCTGACGTGGTCGCCCGCGTCGCCGTCCGAGACGGACGACGTCACCGTCGAGGCGACCGTCCGCAACGCGGGCAGCGCCGCCTCGCCGGCGACCACGGTGAACGTCAGCCTCGAGGGCGCGGCCGCCGGCAGCGCCGCCGTCGGTGCCCTCGCCGCGGGCGCCTCGGTGAAGGTGCCGGTCGCGGTCGGCAAGCGGCCCATGGGCAGCTACTCCGTCTCCGCCGTCGTCGACCCGACGGACACCGTCGCCGAACTCGACAACACCAACAACAGCCGCAACGCGGCCTCACGGCTGGTCGTGGGCCAGGCGCCCGGACCGGACCTGGAGGTCACCGGCATCACCTCCAACCCGGCCAGCCCGGCCGTCGGCGCCACGGTCACCTTCACCGTCGCCGTGCACAACCGCGGCACGAGCGCCGTACCCGCCGGGTCCGTCACCCGGCTCACCGTCGGCGGCACGACCCTGAACGGCACCACCGGCGCCGTCCCCGCCGGCGGCTCGGCCACGGTGGCCGTCAACGGCAGCTGGACCGCCACCAGCGGTGGAGCCACCCTCACCGGCACGGCCGACGCCACCGACGTCGTCGACGAGACCAACGAGGACAACAACACCTTCGCCCGTTCCCTGGTCGTCGGACGCGGCGCCGCCGTGCCGTACGTCGAGCACGAGGCGGAGGAGGGCCGCCACAACGGCACCCTGCTGAGGACGGACGCCGAGCGCACCTTCGGACACACCAACTTCGCCACCGAGTCCTCCGGCCGCCAGGCGGTGCGCCTCGACTCCACGGGCCAGTACGTGGAGTTCACCTCCACCGCGCCCTCGAACTCGATCGTCGTGCGGAACTCGATCCCGGACGCGGCGGGCGGCGGCGGCCGCGAGGCGACCCTGAGCCTCTACGCGGACGGCACCTTCGTCCGCAAACTGAACCTGTCGTCCAAGCACAGCTGGCTCTACGGCACGACCGACGACCCGGAGGGCCTGACCAACCGTCCCGGCGGCGACGCGCGGCGGCTGTTCGACGAGTCCCACGCCCTGCTGACCGAGACCTACCCCCAGGGCACGAAGTTCCGTCTGCAGCGCGACGCCGGTGACGACGCCGCCTTCTACATCATCGACCTCGTAGACCTGGAGCAGGTCGCGCCTCCGGCGGCCAAGCCCGACCAGTGCGTCTCCATCACCACCTACGGAGCCGTGCCCAACGACGGCATCGACGACGCGGACGCGATCCAGCGCGCCGTCACCGCCGACCAGCGGGGCGAGATCCCCTGCGTGTGGATCCCGGCCGGCCAGTGGCGCCAGGAGAAGAAGATCCTCACCGACGACCCGCTCGACCGGGGCCAGTACAACCAGGTGGGCATCCGGGACGTGACCATCCGCGGCGCCGGCATGTGGCACGCCCAGCTCTACTCGCTCGTCCCGCCGCACCAGGCCGGCGGCATCAACCACCCGCACGAGGGCAACTTCGGCTTCGACATCGACGACAACACCAAGATCTCCGACATCGCGATCTTCGGCTCCGGGACCATCCGCGGCGGTGACGGCAACGCGGAGGGCGGTGTCGCGCTGAACGGCCGCTTCGGCAAGGACACCAAGATCACCAACGTGTGGATCGAGCACGCCAACGTCGGTGCCTGGGTCGGCCGCGACTACTCCAACATCCCCGACCTGTGGGGCCCCGGGGACCGGGTCGAGTTCAACGGCGTCCGGATCCGCAACACCTACGCCGACGGCGTCAACTTCGCCAACGGCACCCGCAACTCGACCGTGTTCAACTCCTCCTTCCGCAACACGGGCGACGACGCGCTCGCCGTCTGGGCCAGCCGGTACGTGAAGGACACCTCGGTCGACATCGGCCACGACAACCACTTCCGCAACAACACCATCCAACTGCCCTGGCGGGCCAACGGCATCGCGGTCTACGGCGGCTACGGCAACACGATCGAGAACAACCTGATCTCCGACACCATGAACTACCCGGGGATCATGCTGGCCACCGACCATGATCCGCTGCCCTTCTCGGGCCAGACCCTGATCGCGAACAACGGCCTGTACCGCACGGGCGGAGCGTTCTGGGGAGAGGCGCAGGAGTTCGGCGCGATCACCTTGTTCGCGCAGGGCCAGGACATCCCCGGTGTCACGATCCGCGACACGGACATCCACGACTCGACCTACGACGGCATCCAGTTCAAGACGGGCGGCGGCGCGATGCCGGGCGTCCAGATCAGGAACGTGACCATCGACAAGTCGAACAACGGGTCCGGGATCCTCGCCATGAGCGGGGCTCGCGGCAGCGCGACCCTGACCGGCGTGACCGTGACGAACTCGGCGCAGGGCGACGTCTTGATCGAACCGGGCTCGCAGTTCGTGATCAACGGGTCCGTGAACGGGGCGTCGGTGCAGCGCGCGCCACGGCAGACGCCTCGCGACTGA